From Hemiscyllium ocellatum isolate sHemOce1 unplaced genomic scaffold, sHemOce1.pat.X.cur. scaffold_246_pat_ctg1, whole genome shotgun sequence, the proteins below share one genomic window:
- the LOC132811945 gene encoding trichohyalin-like, giving the protein MRQEVRSQLSEPVTQGQELESTQLLELVTQEPQVESTQLLEPVNQEQQEDSRELLEPVTLEQEEERGGEHALFEPVTQRQQEKGTQLLEPVTQGRQEESTQLMDCATQRQQEWQQEENTQLFVPVTQWQQEESTQLLETVTQRQQVYSTQILEPVTQRQQEEDTQLFVPVTRWEQEESTQLLEPVTEEQQEESKQIIEPFTHVQQENTRLLEPVTQRQQEESTQLLEPVTQRQQELLEESAQLLEPVAQEQQEESTQLLQPVSQDQQEESTQLLDPVTQRHQERQELESTQLLEPVTQWQQEQGTHLLKPVTQEQQEDSRQILEPVTLEQEDLLEESAQLLEPVAQEQQEESTQLLQPVPQDQLEVSTQLLDPVTQRHQEGRQVKSTQILEPVTQQQQEVSSQLLENVTQRQQEESPQLLLLDTQEQQEESTQLLEPVTQGRQLLEESAQLLEPVAQDQQEESTQLLDPVTQQQQEQQEESAQLLEPVPQDQQKESTQLLEPVPQDQQKESAQLLETVNYVRQEESTQLLDPVTQRQQEVGSQILEPVTQWQQEEGTHLLKPVTQEQQEDSRQLLEPVTLEQEEGQQEEGTQLLENVTQELQEDNAQVLKPISQEQQEEGALLLKPVTQGEQQEGTELLEPQEESKQVLEPVTQRQQDESTQLLEPVKQGKEEVRSQLLGPVTLGKEQQEESKQIIEPFTHGQQENTRLSEPVTQRQQEESTQLLEPVTQRQQELLEESAQLLEPVAQEQQEESTQLLQPVPQDQQEESTQLLDPVTQRHQEEQQEESKQIIEPFTHGQQENTRLSEPVTQRQQEESTQLLEPVTQRQQELLEESAQLLEPVAQEQQEESTQLLQPVPQDQQEESTQLLDPVTQRHQEGRQVKSTQILEPVTQQQQEVSSQLLENVTQRQQEESTQLFEPVTQWQQEESTQLLLLDTQEQQEESTQLLEPVTQGRQWQQEESTQLLETVTQRQQRYTTQILEPVTQRQQEVSSKDQQKESTQLLETVNYVRLEESTQLLDPVTQRQQEVGSQILEPVTQWQQEEGTHLLKPVSQEQQEDSRQLLEPGQQEETTQLLEPVTQRQQEESTQLLEHVTQEQQEEIKQIIEPFSQGQQENTRLLEPVTQRQQEESTQLLDPVTQRQQEESTQLLEPVTQRQQEVSSQLLEPVTQGQELESTQLLEPEEVSTQLFEPVTQRQQEKGTQLLQPVTQRQQEGQQEEGTQLLENVTQELQEDNAQVLKPISQEQQEEGALLLKPVTQGEQQEVTELLEPVTQRQEWQEESRQLLEPVTQGQGLESKQILEPVTQEPQEDSRQLLEPGQQEEGTQLLENVTQELQEDNAQVLKPISQEQQEEGALLLKPVTQGEQQEGTELLEPQQEESTQLLKPVTQRQQEDSTQLLKPVTQRQKEESTQLLEHVTQCQLEESTQILKPQEESKQVLEPVTQRQQDESTQLLEPVKQGKEEVRSQLLGPVTLGKRQQEVSSRQLEPVSQAQQEEGTQLVELVTQEQQEESTQLLEPVNQELQEEDTQLLKPITQEQQGEGQEESIKLLVPVTPERQEEGTHLLECYSGSAGGEHTDIAACYCGAPGVSTQRQQEVSSQQLEPVTQGQQEEGTQLLETVTQELQEDNARLLKPVTQEQQEEGALLLEPVTQGLQEEGTQLLEPVTQGQE; this is encoded by the exons ATGCGGCAGGAGGTTAGGTCACAGCTATctgagcctgttactcaggggcaggagttggagagcacacagctactGGAGCTTGTTACTCAGGAGCcgcaggtggagagcacacagctattggagcctgttaatcAGGAGCAACAGGAGGACAGCAGAGAGTTATTGGaacctgttactctggagcaggaggaggaaa gaggaggagagcACGCACTATTTGAGCCTGTTACTCAGCGGCAGCAGGAGAAGGGAACGCAACTATTGGAACCTGTTACTCAGGGACGGCAAGAGGAGAGCACACAGTTAATGGATTGCGCAACTCAGAGGCAGCAGGAG TGGCAGCAGGAGGAGAACACACAGCTATTCGTGCCTGTCACTCagtggcagcaggaggagagcacacagctattggagacAGTCACTCAGCGACAGCAGGTGTATAGCACAcagatattggagcctgttactcagcggCAGCAGGAGGAGGACACACAGCTATTTGTGCCTGTCACTCGGTgggagcaggaggagagcacacaactattggagcctgttactgag gagcagcaggaggagagcaaacAGATAATCGAGCCTTTCACTCATGTGCAGCAGGAGAACACACGGCTATTGGAGCCTGTCACTCagcggcagcaggaggagagcacacagctattggagcctgttactcagcggCAGCAGGAG CTGCTGGAGGAGAGcgcacagctattggagcctgttgctCAGGAGcaacaggaggagagcacacagctattgcagCCTGTTTCTCAGGACcaacaggaggagagcacacagttATTGGATCCTGTCACTCAGCGGCATCAGGAG aggCAGGAgttggagagcacacagctattggagcctgttacgcAGTGGCAGCAGGAGCAGGGCACACACTTATtaaagcctgttactcaggagcagcaggaggacagCAGACAGATATTGGAGCCggttactctggagcaggaggat CTGCTGGAGGAGAGcgcacagctattggagcctgttgctCAGGAGcaacaggaggagagcacacagctattgcagCCTGTTCCTCAGGACCAACTGGAGGTGAGCACACAGTTATTGGATCCTGTCACTCAGCGGCATCAGGAG GGACGGCAGGTGAAGAGCACAcagatattggagcctgttactcagcagcagcaggaggttaGCTCACAGCTTTTGGAGAATGTCACTCagcggcagcaggaggagagcccACAGCTTTTGCTGCTTGATACTCAGGAGcaacaggaggagagcacacagctattggagcctgttactcaggggcggCAG CTGCTGGAGGAGAGcgcacagctattggagcctgttgctCAGGACcaacaggaggagagcacacagttATTGGATCCTGtcactcagcagcagcaggag CAACAGGAGGAGAGcgcacagctattggagcctgttccTCAGGACCAGCAGAAGGAGAgtacacagctattggagcctgttccTCAGGACCAGCAGAAGGAGAGTGCACAGCTATTGGAGACTGTTAATTATGTGcggcaggaggagagcacacagttATTGGATCCTGTCACTCAGCGGCAGCAGGAGGTTGGCTCAcagatattggagcctgttactcagtggcagcaggaggagggcacacacTTATtaaagcctgttactcaggagcagcaagaGGACAGCAGACAGcttttggagcctgttactctggagcaggaggag GGACAGCAGGAGGAGGGTACGCAGCTGTTGGAGAATGTTACTCAGGAGCTGCAGGAAGACAACGCACAGGTATTGAAGCCTATTAGTCAGGAGCAACAGGAGGAGGGCGCACTGCTATTGAAGCCTGTCACTCAGGGAGAGCAGCAGGAgggcacagagctattggagcct CAGGAGGAGAGCAAACAGGTATTGGAGCCTGTCACTCAGCGGCAGCAGGacgagagcacacagctattggaaccTGTCAAACAGGGGAAGGAGGAGGTTCGCTCGCAGCTATTGGGGCCTGTTACTCTGGGGAAG gagcagcaggaggagagcaaacAGATAATCGAGCCTTTCACTCATGGGCAGCAGGAGAACACACGGCTATCGGAGCCTGTCACTCagcggcagcaggaggagagcacacagctattggagcctgttactcagcggCAGCAGGAG CTGCTGGAGGAGAGcgcacagctattggagcctgttgctCAGGAGcaacaggaggagagcacacagctattgcagCCTGTTCCTCAGGACcaacaggaggagagcacacagttATTGGATCCTGTCACTCAGCGGCATCAGGAG gagcagcaggaggagagcaaacAGATAATCGAGCCTTTCACTCATGGGCAGCAGGAGAACACACGGCTATCGGAGCCTGTCACTCagcggcagcaggaggagagcacacagctattggagcctgttactcagcggCAGCAGGAG CTGCTGGAGGAGAGcgcacagctattggagcctgttgctCAGGAGcaacaggaggagagcacacagctattgcagCCTGTTCCTCAGGACcaacaggaggagagcacacagttATTGGATCCTGTCACTCAGCGGCATCAGGAG GGACGGCAGGTGAAGAGCACAcagatattggagcctgttactcagcagcagcaggaggttaGCTCACAGCTTTTGGAGAATGTCACTCagcggcagcaggaggagagcacacagctatttgAGCCTGTCACTCagtggcagcaggaggagagcacacagcttttGCTGCTTGATACTCAGGAGcaacaggaggagagcacacagctattggagcctgttactcaggggcggCAG tggcagcaggaggagagcacacagctattggagacAGTTACTCAGCGACAGCAGAGGTATACCACACAGATATTGGAGCCTGTGACTCAGCGGCAGCAGGAGGTTAGCTCAAAG GACCAGCAGAAGGAGAGTACACAGCTATTGGAGACTGTTAATTATGTGCGGCTGGAGGAGAGCACACAGTTATTGGATCCTGTCACTCAGCGGCAGCAGGAGGTTGGCTCAcagatattggagcctgttactcagtggcagcaggaggagggcacacacTTATTAAAGCCTGTTTCTCAGGAGCAGCAAGAGGACAGcagacagctattggagcct gggcagcaggaggagaccacaCAGcttttggagcctgttactcagcggcagcaggaggagagcacacaactATTGGAgcatgttactcaggagcagcaggaggagatcaAGCAGATAATCGAGCCTTTCTCTCAAGGGCAGCAGGAGAACACACGGCTATTGGAGCCTGTCACTCagcggcagcaggaggagagcacacagctattggaccCTGTCACTCagcggcagcaggaggagagcacacagctattggagcctgttactcagcggCAGCAGGAGGTTAGCTcgcagctattggagcctgttactcaggggcaggagTTGGAGAGCAcgcagctattggagcct gaggaggtgaGCACGCAGCTATTTGAGCCTGTTACTCAGCGGCAGCAGGAGAAGGGAACACAACTATTGCAGCCTGTTACTCAGCGGCAGCAGGAG GGACAGCAGGAGGAGGGTACGCAGCTGTTGGAGAATGTTACTCAGGAGCTGCAGGAAGACAACGCACAGGTATTGAAGCCTATTAGTCAGGAGCAACAGGAGGAGGGCGCACTGCTATTGAAGCCTGTCACTCAGGGAGAGCAGCAGGAGgtcacagagctattggagcctgttactcagcggCAGGA GTGGCAGGAGGAGAGcagacagctattggagcctgttactcaggggcaggggTTGGAGAGCAAAcagatattggagcctgttactcaggagccgCAGGAGGACAGcagacagctattggagcct GGACAGCAGGAGGAGGGTACGCAGCTGTTGGAGAATGTTACTCAGGAGCTGCAGGAAGACAACGCACAGGTATTGAAGCCTATTAGTCAGGAGCAACAGGAGGAGGGCGCACTGCTATTGAAGCCTGTCACTCAGGGAGAGCAGCAGGAgggcacagagctattggagcct CAGcaagaggagagcacacagctattgaagCCTGTTACACAGCGGCAGCAGGAGGATAGCACACAGCTCTTGAAGCCTGTCACTCAGCGGCAGaaagaggagagcacacagctattggagcatGTCACTCAGTGCCAGCtggaggagagcacacagataTTGAAGCCT CAGGAGGAGAGCAAACAGGTATTGGAGCCTGTCACTCAGCGGCAGCAGGacgagagcacacagctattggaaccTGTCAAACAGGGGAAGGAGGAGGTTCGCTCGCAGCTATTGGGGCCTGTTACTCTGGGGAAG CGGCAGCAGGAGGTTAGCTCACGGCAATTGGAGCCTGTTAGTCAGGcacagcaggaggagggcacacagctAGTGGAGcttgttactcaggagcagcaggaggagagtaCACAGTTATTGGAGCCTGTTAATCAGGAACTGCAGGAGGAGGACACACAACTATTGAagcctattactcaggagcaACAGGGGGAGGGC caggaggagagcataAAGCTATTGGTGCCTGTTACTCCGGAGCgacaggaggagggcacacaTCTATTGGAGTGTTACTCTGGATCAGCAGGCGGAGAGCACACAGATATTGCAGCCTGTTACTGTGGAGCACCAGGTGTGAGCACACAG CGGCAGCAGGAGGTTAGCTCACAgcaattggagcctgttactcagggacagcaggaggagggcacacagctGTTGGAGACTGTTACTCAGGAGCTGCAGGAGGACAACGCACGGCTATtgaagcctgttactcaggagcaacAGGAGGAGGGTGCACTGCTATTGGAGCCAGTAACTCAGGGActgcaggaggagggcacacagctattggagcctgttacccAGGGGCAGGAGTAG